In the Drosophila takahashii strain IR98-3 E-12201 chromosome 3R, DtakHiC1v2, whole genome shotgun sequence genome, one interval contains:
- the Gr93b gene encoding LOW QUALITY PROTEIN: putative gustatory receptor 93b (The sequence of the model RefSeq protein was modified relative to this genomic sequence to represent the inferred CDS: inserted 1 base in 1 codon), whose product GLLVMARILRCLNVSRVSGLLLRSCIFYGTIFGVITFRIERKKDLDSRLVAIKLRGNLWICLGIRLLTSVFYGYTYDIWADQYTDFYLRAFFALRLLGCLLCSVIILVLQFWFGEELLILVNRFLXFWRLRKLTNSHRIGFGDKNEFALLSLKVVSLLFVFLAFRFMFSPWFLLTILCDLYTSIGTGMIMHMCFLGYLSIGVLYKDLNNYVDCQLRAQLSCLNEDDIGSNTQPTREAFSNLNKCLRIYEEIHQVSQRFQRLFNLPLFLTLAQSLLAMAMVSYHAILRRKYVFNLWGLVIKLLIDVVLLTMSVHSAVSGSRLVKRLSLENFYVTENNRHHQKLELFLGRLHHQELQVCPLGLFEVSNELTLFFLSAMVTYLTFLVQYGMQSQQI is encoded by the exons GGTCTGTTAGTCATGGCGCGAATACTGCGCTGCCTGAACGTTTCCAGGGTATCTGGACTGTTGCTTCGCAGTTGCATTTTCTACGGCACTATTTTCGGAGTGATTACCTTTAGAATTGAGAGGAAAAAGGACCTCGACTCCCGTCTGGTTGCCATTAAGCTCCGGGGTAACTTGTGGATCTGCCTGGGTATCCGACTTTTGACCAGTGTTTTTTATGGCTATACCTACGATATATGGGCAGACCAATATACCGATTTCTATCTTCGTGCCTTTTTTGCTCTCCGGCTGTTGGGATGTCTGCTCTGCAGTGTCATTATCCTGGTGCTGCAGTTTTGGTTTGGAGAGGAGCTACTTATCCTGGTCAATCGGTTTC GTTTTTGGCGACTGCGAAAGCTGACAAATTCCCATAGGATTGGATTCGGTGACAAGAATGAGTTCGCTTTGTTGTCCCTGAAAGTTGTCTCCCTACTTTTCGTATTCTTGGCTTTTCGGTTTATGTTCTCACCCTGGTTTCTGCTCACTATATTGTGTGATTTATACACCTCGATTGGCACTGGAATGATAATGCATATGTGCTTTCTTGGCTACCTCAGCATTGGTGTCCTTTACAAGGACTTGAACAACTATGTGGACTGCCAGTTGAGGGCACAATTGAGTTGTCTGAATGAAGATGACATTGGTTCGAATACCCAGCCCACTCGCGAAGCCTTCTCGAATTTGAACAAGTGTTTAAGAATTTACGAGGAAATTCATCAGGTGTCACAAAGATTCCAGCGGCTGTTTAATCTGCCACTTTTTCTCACATTGGCACAAAGTCTTTTGGCCATGGCCATGGTTTCCTATCACGCCATTCTGCGGAGGAAATACGTCTTCAACCTCTGGGGCTTGGTTATCAAATTACTCATAGATGTGGTGCTGCTGACCATGTCCGTGCATTCGGCTGTTAGTGGTTCTCGATTGGTGAAGCGTCTAAGTCTGGAGAATTTCTACGTGACTGAAAACAATAGGCACCACCAAAAg TTGGAGCTCTTCCTGGGCCGCCTTCACCACCAGGAGTTGCAAGTGTGTCCTCTGGGCCTTTTCGAGGTCTCCAACGAGCTGACTCTGTTCTTTCTCTCGGCAATGGTCACCTATCTGACCTTTCTGGTACAGTACGGCATGCAGTCGCAGCAAATTTGA